A genomic stretch from Carbonactinospora thermoautotrophica includes:
- a CDS encoding alpha/beta fold hydrolase has protein sequence MTVWEKVGKRAGAFGLAVSAVAAGAAIGLAAERYAIGRSFRRDQRAKSEPFGLLRGEPRYVTAEDGVQLYVEVEEPEQAESPVTLVFSHGYVLNQDSWHYQRKEFRRRFRCVFWDQRGHGRSWRGAPETANIDQLGRDLRAVLEATAPDGPVVLIGHSMGGMTVMALADQYPELFGDRVLGVGLVSTSAGRLADVTLGIPAYTAKIVRRLAPRLMETLRRQAELIERGRRASSDLSYVLTKRYSFASDVPPALVEFAAEIIESTPIDVVADFYPAFDSHDKLRALPVLQRTETLVLVGERDLLTPVEHSAAIVDAVPGAELVIVPHGGHLVMLEHPEVVNRHIVELVERCARYLAAERKSRRDRRADGTTMSEGPAA, from the coding sequence GTGACCGTGTGGGAGAAGGTCGGCAAGCGGGCCGGCGCGTTCGGCCTCGCCGTGAGCGCCGTGGCCGCCGGGGCGGCGATCGGGCTCGCGGCGGAGCGGTACGCGATCGGCCGGTCCTTCCGGCGTGACCAGCGGGCCAAGAGCGAGCCGTTCGGGCTGCTGCGGGGCGAGCCCCGGTACGTGACCGCCGAAGACGGGGTCCAGCTCTACGTGGAGGTCGAGGAGCCCGAGCAGGCGGAGTCGCCGGTCACGCTGGTGTTCTCCCACGGGTACGTGCTGAACCAGGACTCCTGGCACTACCAGCGCAAGGAGTTCCGGCGACGGTTCCGCTGCGTGTTCTGGGACCAGCGCGGCCACGGCCGGTCCTGGCGGGGCGCGCCGGAGACGGCCAACATCGACCAACTGGGCCGCGACCTGCGCGCCGTGCTGGAGGCCACCGCGCCGGACGGTCCGGTCGTGCTGATCGGCCACTCCATGGGCGGCATGACCGTGATGGCCCTGGCCGACCAGTACCCGGAGCTGTTCGGCGACCGGGTGCTCGGCGTCGGGCTGGTCAGCACCTCGGCCGGGCGGCTCGCCGACGTCACGCTCGGCATCCCCGCGTACACCGCGAAGATCGTGCGCCGCCTCGCCCCACGCCTGATGGAGACCCTGCGCCGGCAGGCCGAGCTGATCGAACGCGGCCGCCGGGCCAGTAGCGACCTCAGCTACGTGCTGACCAAGCGGTACTCGTTCGCCTCCGACGTGCCGCCGGCGCTCGTGGAGTTCGCAGCTGAGATCATCGAGTCCACGCCGATCGACGTGGTCGCCGACTTCTACCCGGCCTTCGACAGCCACGACAAGCTGCGCGCGCTGCCGGTGCTGCAACGCACCGAGACCCTGGTCCTGGTCGGCGAGCGGGACCTGCTCACCCCGGTCGAGCACAGCGCCGCGATCGTCGACGCGGTGCCCGGCGCGGAGCTGGTGATCGTCCCGCACGGCGGCCACCTGGTGATGCTCGAACATCCCGAGGTCGTCAACCGGCACATCGTCGAG
- the alr gene encoding alanine racemase, protein MANSEPTRGRAEARIDLTAIRENTARMRERAPSAALMAVVKADGYGHGMVPAARAALAGGATWLGTAFISEGLRLRQAGITTRILSWLAVPGDDWAAAIQAAIDLSANAVWAIEEIAAAAAQAGVPARVHLKIDSGLGRAGATPQEWPRVVDAALKAQADGLLQVVGLWSHFACADEPGHPSITRQLATFREAVEYAERAGIRPEVRHIANSPATLTLPEAHLDLIRAGITIYGLSPAPELGTARELGLRPAMTLAARLALVKRVPPGHGVSYGHRYVTDRNTTLALVPVGYADGVPRAAGDRCEVLLAGQRRAIRGRVAMDQFVVELGDDDAACGEEVLLFGPGDFGEPTADDWARALDTIAYEIVTRVGPRVPRVYLGAPQAEQASGIGVSR, encoded by the coding sequence ATGGCGAATTCAGAGCCCACCCGGGGACGAGCGGAGGCCCGGATCGACCTGACGGCGATCCGGGAGAACACCGCGCGCATGCGGGAGCGAGCGCCCTCAGCCGCGCTGATGGCGGTGGTGAAGGCGGACGGGTACGGCCACGGCATGGTGCCCGCCGCCCGGGCCGCGCTGGCCGGCGGCGCCACGTGGCTCGGGACCGCGTTCATCAGCGAGGGGCTGCGGCTGCGTCAGGCCGGGATCACCACCCGGATCCTGAGCTGGCTCGCGGTGCCCGGCGACGACTGGGCCGCCGCGATCCAGGCCGCGATCGACCTGTCCGCGAACGCCGTGTGGGCGATCGAGGAGATCGCCGCCGCGGCCGCCCAGGCCGGCGTGCCCGCCCGAGTGCACCTGAAGATCGACAGCGGCCTGGGCCGGGCCGGCGCCACTCCGCAGGAGTGGCCGCGGGTGGTGGACGCCGCGCTCAAGGCGCAGGCCGACGGGCTCCTCCAGGTGGTGGGCCTGTGGTCGCACTTCGCCTGCGCCGACGAGCCGGGGCACCCGTCGATCACCCGGCAGCTCGCCACCTTCCGCGAGGCGGTCGAGTACGCCGAGCGCGCCGGGATACGGCCCGAGGTGCGGCACATCGCCAACTCCCCCGCCACCCTGACGCTGCCCGAGGCGCACCTGGACCTGATCCGGGCCGGCATCACGATCTACGGCCTGTCCCCGGCGCCCGAGCTGGGCACCGCCCGCGAGCTGGGCCTGCGACCGGCCATGACCCTGGCCGCGCGGCTCGCGCTGGTCAAGCGGGTGCCGCCGGGGCACGGGGTGTCGTACGGCCACCGGTACGTGACCGACCGGAACACCACGCTGGCGCTGGTCCCGGTGGGGTACGCCGACGGGGTGCCGCGGGCCGCCGGCGACCGCTGCGAGGTGCTGCTGGCCGGCCAGCGGCGCGCGATCCGCGGCCGGGTGGCGATGGACCAGTTCGTCGTCGAGCTCGGTGACGACGACGCGGCCTGCGGGGAGGAGGTGCTGCTGTTCGGTCCCGGCGACTTCGGCGAGCCCACGGCGGATGACTGGGCCCGGGCGCTGGACACCATCGCGTACGAGATCGTCACCCGGGTCGGTCCTCGCGTGCCACGGGTCTACCTGGGTGCTCCCCAAGCTGAGCAAGCGAGCGGGATAGGGGTGAGCCGGTGA